The nucleotide window TGTAAGCCTTATGTCCAAAACCATTGATTATTTTTTTTCTCCCCCATCTCCATGGACATATTTAGGACATGAACGCCTGTATGCTTTAGCGACTGAGCACCGTGCGGTCATCAATGTATTCCCCTTTGATGTCCCAAAGCTTTTTGCAGCCACTGGAGGGGTAGCCGTAGCCCAACGGTCGACCCAACGTCAAAACTATAGAATCTCCGAGTTAAAAAGATGGAAATCATTCCTACAATCGCCAATCATCATTAGGCCGGAGTACTTTCCCTACAATGCCACCCTGGTATCTTTGATTGTTGTTGCTGTGGTTAATGCCTACGGATCGGATAAGGCAATGGAAGTTAGCCTTAGCTTAATGAAAGGCTGCTGGGTGGAGAATAGAAACATGGCATCGCCTGATGAAGTCAGAACATCTCTTGAAAATTGTGGCTTAAATGGTGATGAATTACTTGGTCTGGCCGCCAACGATCAATCTGCAAAAGATTTAGAACGCAACACGCAATACGCAATTGATAGTGGCGTCTTTGGCGCACCAACATACATAATTGGAGGGGAGTTATTCTGGGGCCAAGACCGACTTGATTTTGTCAAACGAAGTCTCAAAAAAAGTTAAACCTTACTAGTCGCAAAACCATTGTCACTTAAGGCCGAAATAATATCCTCTATGTGCTGATGATCACGAGTTTTGAGAGAGAATTCAACCTCCGCACTTTGCACAGGTAGCGCAGTGAACGTGCGCTGGTGATGTACCTCATCAATATTGGCATTACATTCACCAAGAATGCGCGTTACCACAGCCAGCGCTCCAGGTAAATCGGTCATGTGTACATTTATACGAACTAAACGACCTGATTTAACCATGCCGCGCTCGATAATCGCGGTCAGTGTCAATGGGTCTACATTTCCGCCACAAAGAATTAACCCCACTTTTTTACCCTTAAATGAGTCTTTGTTTCTTTTGAGCGCCGCTAAACCAACAGCACCCGCCCCCTCAACAAGCGTCTTTTCAATCTCTAGCAGAAGAAGTATTGCTTCCTCAATTTCGTCCTCGGCAACAAGAAAAATATCAGTAACCAATTCGGATACAATTTTAGAGGCCAGTTTCCCTGGCTCTTTAACAGCGATCCCATCAGCTATCGTGACCGAACCAAAACAGGCAGGTACACCTTTAATTCGAGCATACATAGAATTAAAATGAGCGGACTCAACACCATAAACTTCTACATTGGGATTAATTGCCTTAGCGGCGGTTGCAATGCCAGCGATGAGCCCCCCCCTCCGATTGGAACAAGAATCGCGTCTAAATCAGGGATAGCGTCTAACATCTCCAATGCAATTGTTCCCTGACCGGCAATTACCTTAGTGTCGTCATAAGGGTGAACAAAAATTAACCCCTTTTCTGTTGCAAGCTCTAACGCATATTCTCGTGCCGCATCAAAATTATCTCCATGCAGCAAGACTTCCGCCCCTAATGCACGCGTATGCGTAACCTTAACCTGTGGAGCAATACGAGGCATGACGATAACAGATCGAACTCCATGCCTTGTTGCATGATAGGCCAGCCCTTGAGCATGATTTCCTGCAGATGCTGCAATAACACCCTTAGCACGCTCCGCCGGGCTCATTGAGAGGATCCGATTCAAGGCGCCACGTTCTTTAAAGGACGCTGTGAACTGGTGATTCTCAAACTTCAAATATACTTGGCACGAAAGTAGGCTCGATAACGTGATCGATTGCACAAACTGTGTCTTCTGGATACTCGGAGAAATATCTCGATGAGCTTGCTGGATATCTCTAAACAATTGATTCATAGATTATGCGCGGATTAAGTAATAACTAGTAGCGACTATAATAGCGACATATTCTCACCACACATTATAAATATTATTTCTTTTAACTGACACAATATGTTTTTAGGCGAATTTGTCTTTCTTGATTTAGAAACAACTGGAGCCATGACTGACACAGATCGTATAACTGAAATCGGTCTCATATCGGTCAAAAATGGAGAATATCAGGACGAATGGCAAACACTGATAAATCCGCAAAAAAAAATTCCTTTCAACATTCAAATGATTACAGGAATTAACGATGAAATGGTCAAAAATGCACCTACATTTAGTGACATTTATGAAAGTTTATTCGCCCGTTTAGATGGAAAGATCTTAGTCGCACATAATGTTCGCTTTGATTACGCTTTTCTGCGAAATGAATTCAAAAGTAACGGGATTAAATATTCTCCTAGCTTGCTTTGCACGGTCAAGCTCTCTCGGCTCCTTTATCCAGAAGAAAGGAAGCACGGATTAGATAGCATAATCAAAAGACTTTCATTGGTTTGCGGAACCCGTCATCGCGCGATGACTGACACTAGAGCAATCTGGGGCTTCGCTCAATACGTCCAAAAAAACTTTGAGTCTTGTTTAATCTCCTCTTCGATAGAAAAGCTACTCAAGGGATCCTCGCTTCCAAAAGGAATCGATAAAGAAATGGTTG belongs to Pseudomonadota bacterium and includes:
- a CDS encoding 2-hydroxychromene-2-carboxylate isomerase, translated to MSKTIDYFFSPPSPWTYLGHERLYALATEHRAVINVFPFDVPKLFAATGGVAVAQRSTQRQNYRISELKRWKSFLQSPIIIRPEYFPYNATLVSLIVVAVVNAYGSDKAMEVSLSLMKGCWVENRNMASPDEVRTSLENCGLNGDELLGLAANDQSAKDLERNTQYAIDSGVFGAPTYIIGGELFWGQDRLDFVKRSLKKS